In a genomic window of Sus scrofa isolate TJ Tabasco breed Duroc chromosome 4, Sscrofa11.1, whole genome shotgun sequence:
- the LOC106510158 gene encoding late cornified envelope protein 3D-like, which yields MSCQQNQQQCQPPPKCPSPKCPPKSPAHCRPPASSSGCAPISGGCGGPSSEGGCCLSPHRRRRSHRCRLLSSDSCDGGSGLQSGGSGCGQGSGGCC from the coding sequence ATGTCCTGCCAGCAGAACCAGCAGCAGTGCCAGCCCCCTCCCAAGTGCCCCTCGCCCAAGTGCCCCCCAAAGAGCCCGGCACACTGTCggcctccagcctcctcctcagGCTGTGCTCCCATCTCTGGGGGCTGCGGGGGCCCCAGCTCTGAGGGCGGCTGCTGCCTGAGCCCCCACAGGCGCCGCCGGTCCCACCGATGCCGGCTCCTGAGCTCCGACTCCTGTGACGGAGGCAGTGGCCTGCAGTCCGggggctctggctgtggccaagGCTCTGGGGGCTGCTGCTGA